The Fibrobacter sp. UWB5 genome has a window encoding:
- a CDS encoding lysylphosphatidylglycerol synthase transmembrane domain-containing protein, which produces MATDKTATKLFAKRLFQLIVSVGGFAYIFYKVPFSSVVDNWSLSMTPWILLMLVAANLIMLIQANRWKGLSVQGPEIPFKTYYAYTAMGYFFNNLLPTGFGGDAVKSLAFGKKFNQTSQSISAVLLSRIQGLLAMFLCFFIALPFALSQIEVPFAYTLVMIIAMLVCMVFVILCLFSDKVPVPAVILNKLTFIPKMQKSLSIYRQYKKQVLLSSLDSLWLQLLTLFMAYAYFRAVGQTIDISILVVFTSITIVISMLPVSLNGIGVREGVQVALFTGILGIPAPVVLSAGLLGYIPLLFQALQGAVVLLAAKNNTLSKNN; this is translated from the coding sequence ATGGCAACCGATAAAACAGCTACCAAGCTCTTTGCAAAGCGTTTATTCCAGCTTATCGTAAGCGTGGGAGGATTCGCCTATATCTTTTACAAGGTGCCATTTTCAAGCGTCGTAGACAATTGGAGCCTTTCGATGACTCCTTGGATCCTTTTGATGCTTGTCGCCGCGAACTTGATTATGCTTATCCAGGCGAACCGTTGGAAAGGTCTTTCGGTACAAGGGCCCGAAATTCCGTTCAAGACTTACTACGCCTACACCGCCATGGGGTACTTTTTCAATAACCTGCTGCCTACGGGTTTCGGGGGCGATGCCGTCAAGTCGCTTGCTTTCGGCAAAAAATTCAACCAGACGAGCCAATCGATTTCGGCGGTACTCCTGTCGCGAATCCAAGGGCTATTGGCCATGTTCCTGTGCTTCTTTATAGCACTCCCCTTTGCTTTAAGCCAGATCGAGGTCCCTTTCGCCTACACCCTGGTTATGATTATAGCGATGCTGGTTTGCATGGTATTTGTGATTCTTTGCCTGTTTTCGGACAAGGTCCCCGTTCCGGCCGTCATTTTGAACAAACTCACGTTCATTCCCAAAATGCAGAAGAGCCTGTCTATTTATAGACAATACAAAAAGCAGGTCTTGCTTTCGTCTTTGGATTCCCTGTGGCTGCAGCTTTTGACCCTTTTTATGGCCTACGCCTACTTTAGAGCGGTGGGTCAAACGATTGACATCAGCATTCTTGTCGTTTTCACAAGTATTACTATAGTCATTTCGATGCTCCCGGTTTCTTTGAACGGAATCGGCGTGCGCGAAGGCGTTCAAGTCGCCCTATTTACCGGGATTCTCGGAATTCCCGCCCCTGTCGTGCTTTCGGCCGGACTTTTGGGCTACATTCCGTTACTTTTCCAGGCTTTACAGGGGGCCGTTGTACTTTTGGCGGCAAAAAACAACACTTTGTCCAAAAATAATTAA
- a CDS encoding bifunctional 2-polyprenyl-6-hydroxyphenol methylase/3-demethylubiquinol 3-O-methyltransferase UbiG, producing the protein MYPNKIRYDIAMLVPKDAKSVLEIGAGSGKNCVIYPKDSYKVAIEPENRTDCQTADNFPGGFNEYHHVLYEDYKEDRKFDLIVMCDVLEHVNDPVDLINFCKQHLTPEGHILLSLPNFICVENILKIVLTRDFRYVKVDQGERALGVLDINHKTFWTKKSFIRFAKENGLEVERIVGIRKQLKFMPNILAHLSYIPFQYGFLTKIKK; encoded by the coding sequence ATGTACCCGAATAAAATTCGTTACGACATTGCCATGCTTGTTCCGAAAGATGCCAAGAGTGTTCTGGAAATTGGTGCCGGCTCTGGCAAGAACTGCGTGATTTACCCGAAGGATTCCTACAAGGTGGCTATCGAACCCGAAAACCGTACCGACTGCCAGACGGCGGATAATTTCCCGGGCGGTTTTAACGAATACCACCATGTGCTTTACGAAGACTATAAAGAAGACCGCAAGTTCGACCTGATAGTCATGTGCGACGTGCTGGAACATGTGAACGATCCGGTAGACCTCATCAATTTCTGCAAGCAGCATTTGACTCCGGAAGGCCATATCCTCCTTTCGCTCCCCAATTTTATTTGCGTTGAAAACATCCTCAAGATTGTCTTGACCAGGGATTTCCGCTATGTCAAGGTGGACCAGGGTGAACGTGCACTCGGCGTCCTTGATATCAACCACAAGACTTTCTGGACCAAAAAGAGCTTTATCCGCTTCGCCAAGGAAAATGGTCTCGAGGTGGAACGCATCGTGGGTATCCGCAAACAGCTCAAATTCATGCCCAATATCCTGGCCCATTTGAGTTATATCCCGTTCCAGTACGGATTTTTGACCAAAATTAAAAAGTAG
- a CDS encoding LamG-like jellyroll fold domain-containing protein: MKKWYAIPALASMAMLGMFGCSTESSSSSLTGSVSEEQNVIRVNIADAQTHLAKYRRSVVESWDLSGSTADSSKTVSVDVDTTLQSDNFAVDADVQVEDDSTYTVASAGVDGDGAAWMIQVEGGAIVYSWRNHGDGDWHKFKTDKHIEKKSLANVRMERAGKIVVFWVNGQIVAAFKDDSGKVVQVSGKLTIGFDILVPGQCHCNNGSVEQIGVENVDEIEDTPIDSVQVIDTVQTVVDTIDLTKDTVITEWIAEWDFNDPENVGLDVTGHGHDAIAGEGTVSSDSGIASFDGESGLKVSLENDIKINEFVVEARVKPTQFGTMQNIIVAEPPGRGVDGWIIRIDNGVLTVHLRDTEKDYDDWNVFPGKEMVLNEWCEIRLERNADSVKLFQDGEVTVAVAYTGDLTQMAYDWSIGYDGMQQAFHDRYFIGEMDYIRFGVFKGFTEGAVVAKNEWLLAAWEFNEPKFVGLDRMANNSTKVAVGNPVVADTTLVLDGKSGLPINLSRVFMRNTFAVTARVKPAEFGEMQNIIAAEPPGRYGDGWIVRVDNGVLTVHFRDADVDGTEWNVLKGKELALGEWNDIRVERTADSVIVYQNGQRTAWAGASGDVSQLGYDIGIAYDAVNQAKHNRFFNGEIDYIRYYGL; encoded by the coding sequence ATGAAAAAATGGTATGCAATCCCCGCGCTCGCCTCGATGGCGATGCTCGGAATGTTCGGTTGCTCCACCGAGTCGTCATCGTCTTCGTTGACTGGCTCCGTGAGCGAAGAACAGAACGTGATCCGCGTGAATATCGCAGATGCCCAGACGCACCTCGCCAAGTACAGGCGTTCTGTTGTGGAATCCTGGGATCTTTCCGGTTCTACCGCTGATTCTTCGAAGACTGTGTCTGTCGATGTAGATACGACCCTGCAGAGTGACAACTTTGCGGTCGATGCAGACGTGCAGGTCGAAGACGATTCTACGTATACGGTTGCTTCTGCCGGCGTCGATGGCGACGGTGCCGCCTGGATGATTCAGGTTGAAGGTGGCGCTATCGTGTATTCTTGGCGTAACCATGGCGACGGCGACTGGCACAAGTTCAAGACCGACAAGCATATCGAAAAGAAGTCTCTTGCCAACGTGCGTATGGAACGCGCCGGTAAGATCGTCGTGTTCTGGGTCAACGGCCAGATTGTTGCCGCCTTCAAGGACGATTCCGGCAAGGTGGTCCAGGTGAGCGGCAAGCTTACGATTGGCTTTGATATCCTTGTTCCGGGCCAGTGCCACTGCAACAACGGCTCCGTGGAACAGATTGGCGTCGAAAATGTCGACGAAATCGAAGACACGCCGATTGATTCTGTCCAGGTGATCGATACCGTGCAGACTGTGGTCGACACGATTGACCTTACCAAGGACACCGTGATAACCGAATGGATTGCCGAATGGGATTTCAACGATCCTGAAAATGTCGGCCTCGATGTAACGGGTCACGGACATGATGCAATTGCTGGTGAAGGTACTGTTTCTTCGGATTCCGGCATTGCAAGTTTCGATGGCGAATCGGGTCTTAAGGTGTCTCTCGAAAATGACATCAAGATCAACGAATTCGTGGTCGAAGCCCGCGTGAAGCCGACGCAGTTCGGTACCATGCAGAATATTATTGTGGCCGAGCCTCCTGGACGTGGTGTTGACGGCTGGATTATCCGCATTGACAATGGCGTGCTTACGGTCCATCTCCGCGACACCGAAAAGGATTACGACGATTGGAACGTTTTCCCGGGCAAGGAAATGGTTCTCAATGAATGGTGCGAAATCCGTCTGGAACGCAACGCCGACAGTGTCAAGTTGTTCCAGGATGGCGAAGTGACGGTTGCCGTTGCCTATACGGGTGACCTGACTCAAATGGCCTACGACTGGAGTATCGGTTACGATGGCATGCAGCAGGCTTTCCATGATCGCTACTTCATCGGTGAAATGGATTATATCCGCTTCGGTGTGTTCAAGGGCTTTACCGAAGGTGCGGTGGTAGCCAAGAATGAATGGCTGCTTGCTGCCTGGGAATTCAACGAACCGAAGTTTGTCGGCCTTGACCGTATGGCAAACAATTCTACGAAGGTTGCTGTTGGTAATCCGGTCGTTGCCGATACCACGCTTGTCCTCGATGGCAAATCCGGTCTGCCGATTAACCTCTCGAGAGTGTTCATGCGCAATACCTTCGCTGTAACCGCTCGCGTCAAGCCGGCTGAATTTGGCGAAATGCAGAACATCATCGCTGCCGAGCCTCCTGGACGCTATGGCGATGGCTGGATTGTCCGTGTTGACAATGGCGTTCTCACGGTTCATTTCCGCGATGCCGACGTCGACGGCACGGAATGGAACGTCCTCAAGGGTAAGGAACTTGCTCTTGGCGAATGGAACGATATCCGCGTGGAACGTACCGCCGACTCCGTGATTGTCTACCAGAACGGTCAGCGCACCGCTTGGGCAGGCGCCTCGGGCGATGTCTCTCAGCTGGGTTACGACATCGGTATCGCGTACGACGCTGTAAATCAGGCCAAGCACAATCGCTTCTTTAACGGCGAAATCGATTACATCCGCTACTACGGTCTGTAA
- a CDS encoding glycosyltransferase family 2 protein — MRIDVGIINYNGGSELSECVRSLLAQTEKVRVLVYDNASADNSIQLLKEQGLDCKVIENSENLGYAGACNGLLENMDADIQVLCNMDLEFDPTWAENLLKCFDRHPEAGSIASLVMEKSGVVNAVGVQFGPDLFAKNEASGLNIADADVREKEVFGCYGAVMSFRKSAAKAAGRMDASFFLFFEETEWYFRHNLAGYRTIFCPEAKVYHERSMTTVRYSPRKLFYSERNRLRTAVRLLPAGDILKLPVRGFVRYLNMAKGGVPGQSGDGKKLSKIAICGALAKAWLQALAKLPEELSTRRRYQKKFGNVSAKVREILALYPIAE, encoded by the coding sequence ATGAGAATAGATGTCGGTATTATCAATTATAACGGCGGCTCTGAACTTTCGGAGTGCGTCAGAAGCTTGCTTGCACAAACGGAAAAAGTGCGAGTCCTTGTTTATGACAACGCCTCGGCCGACAATTCTATTCAGCTTTTGAAAGAACAGGGGCTCGACTGCAAGGTAATCGAAAACTCCGAGAACTTGGGCTATGCGGGCGCCTGTAACGGACTCCTCGAAAATATGGACGCCGATATCCAGGTGCTTTGCAACATGGACCTGGAATTTGACCCGACTTGGGCGGAAAATCTTTTGAAGTGTTTCGATCGCCATCCCGAAGCTGGTTCTATCGCAAGCCTCGTGATGGAAAAGAGCGGGGTAGTGAATGCCGTGGGCGTACAATTTGGCCCGGACTTGTTTGCCAAAAACGAAGCGAGCGGCTTGAATATCGCCGATGCCGATGTCCGCGAAAAAGAAGTTTTTGGCTGCTATGGAGCCGTGATGAGTTTCCGAAAGTCCGCAGCAAAGGCGGCTGGCAGAATGGATGCTAGTTTCTTCTTGTTCTTCGAAGAAACGGAATGGTATTTCCGCCATAATCTTGCCGGGTACAGGACCATCTTTTGCCCCGAGGCGAAGGTCTATCATGAACGTTCCATGACGACGGTTCGCTACTCGCCGCGCAAGTTATTTTATTCGGAACGCAACCGCTTGCGTACCGCGGTCCGCTTGCTGCCGGCAGGCGATATCCTGAAGCTCCCGGTTCGTGGATTTGTGCGTTACCTGAATATGGCCAAGGGGGGTGTCCCCGGGCAGTCCGGCGATGGAAAAAAGCTTTCAAAAATTGCTATTTGTGGAGCCCTGGCGAAGGCTTGGTTGCAAGCTTTGGCAAAGCTTCCGGAAGAACTTTCTACCCGCCGCCGTTATCAAAAGAAATTCGGTAACGTCAGTGCTAAAGTCCGCGAAATTTTGGCCTTGTATCCGATTGCTGAATAA
- the dnaE gene encoding DNA polymerase III subunit alpha — translation MAFVHLQVHSEFSVLQSSARLDGILAAAAAENAPAVALTDHGAMFGILEIQTRGKDMNKARKEKGLPPVKTIYGCHIYVDTSSANQKDPITFERLTLLVENEAGYYNLLRIVSYRYEDGDRWAEIPSVPLSVIEEHKEGIIAIAGDFFSKYGQSVAAGRNSVAREYMEALDKIFDHDHLYISVCDNGVPQQKLLNDYNVQLAGELGREIVAVADVHYIKAEDAEAHKVLRCISLKETLNGFDDKRFPTDKFYFRSEAEMVELFGHIPGAIENTVKIADRCNYTVKTGIGDEFWPRFKIPEDFLASDEYQNIKAIMKAEYDAEYPVVRERELKGIIKDKKKKVTATYCADKGIAEDALTDEDKAEIERLSQPEFFDEDDNKAWDKSVRRWCKPGGDADIYITHLCNQRLKWRFPKEDFKFPAHETDVAKRMYKELNCIRNMNVAGYLLIVWDFINWSREHGIPVGPGRGSAAGSLVTYIIGITDIDPLTFDLLFERFLNPERVSMPDIDTDFADRDRGRVIQYVTDKYGKECVGQIITYGMLKSKAVITDVARVLGLPPAEAKQITKLFPQRTLNFSLKQAWTGKDKKGNNLEDGYSPEPLQAMINSRASYQNLWDIAKKLEDLPRQTGVHACGVVITPTPIYNLAPLYRAAPEDTPVVMYDKHYAEDIGLLKMDFLGLINLSIIQDTVNMVKKNRSIELDMGHIPLDDKETFDLLGKGMTTTVFQFESPGMQKYLRELKPTRIFDLIAMNALYRPGPIDQIPHFIARKNGQEEIDCYHPDLEQVLGETYGVIVYQEQVMKLAQILGGYTLGGADNIRRIMAKKMPEKMAKLEPEFFQKCLDKGYDKAMIQKVWNAVLPFCGYAFNKSHAAAYAYVAYQTAYLKAHYGPEYMAASMTSKMGKTEDIVTIILECKRLDIEVVSPNINASMGEFVANTEGQILFGLAGIRNVGIAVVEDIIAERERRGKFKDIFDFCKRVTEYQGEQKEKRPPMNKRLIESLIMAGALDEFPGNRAVLMATVDRAMEVASRFQEDKDRGQMSLFDMGGGAPSMDSSAEVLEEAEEWSAMEMLNKERDVVGMFLSGHPLDEFRPELQGFTSCSLDEEELSRHVGGTVIVGGVVTKLRSIETKKGDTIGVGSIQDFHGDLEMFFKKDLWEKFRDTVALDDRVLVKGTLEQQRMGDGVQIIVEEVIQLDRVRSDMVSHIHMVVYSSMIDDNFTDKLLTAMEKYEPFEGERGCEIVCHVEAESGNVHVLTLKNKKVVYTPELLQFLRKELGAAKVWVSNRAKR, via the coding sequence ATGGCCTTTGTTCACCTGCAAGTTCATTCTGAATTTTCTGTTTTACAGTCTTCCGCCCGTCTAGACGGCATTTTGGCTGCCGCCGCCGCCGAAAACGCGCCTGCAGTCGCCCTTACCGACCATGGTGCCATGTTCGGTATTCTAGAAATCCAGACCCGTGGAAAAGACATGAACAAGGCCCGCAAAGAAAAGGGCCTCCCGCCGGTAAAGACAATTTACGGCTGCCACATTTATGTGGACACTTCGAGCGCAAACCAGAAAGATCCGATTACATTTGAGCGATTGACGCTTCTGGTCGAAAATGAAGCGGGATATTACAACTTGCTCCGCATTGTGAGTTACCGCTACGAAGACGGTGACCGCTGGGCAGAAATCCCCTCGGTTCCGCTGTCGGTTATCGAAGAGCATAAAGAAGGCATTATTGCCATTGCAGGCGATTTCTTTAGCAAGTACGGCCAGAGTGTCGCGGCGGGGCGCAATAGCGTTGCCCGCGAATACATGGAAGCCCTCGACAAGATTTTTGACCACGACCATCTGTACATTTCGGTGTGCGACAACGGGGTGCCTCAGCAGAAACTGCTGAACGATTATAACGTTCAGTTGGCCGGTGAATTGGGCCGCGAAATTGTGGCGGTGGCAGACGTCCATTACATTAAGGCCGAAGATGCCGAAGCGCATAAGGTCTTGCGTTGCATTTCGCTTAAAGAAACGCTGAACGGCTTTGATGACAAGCGCTTTCCGACGGACAAGTTCTATTTCCGCAGCGAAGCCGAAATGGTGGAACTGTTCGGGCATATCCCGGGTGCCATCGAAAATACGGTCAAGATTGCAGATCGCTGTAATTATACGGTCAAGACCGGTATCGGCGATGAATTCTGGCCCCGCTTCAAGATTCCTGAAGATTTCTTGGCTTCCGATGAATACCAGAACATCAAGGCCATCATGAAGGCGGAATACGACGCGGAATATCCGGTCGTACGCGAACGTGAACTCAAGGGTATCATCAAGGACAAAAAGAAAAAGGTGACGGCGACCTATTGTGCAGACAAGGGAATTGCCGAAGATGCCCTGACCGACGAAGACAAGGCTGAAATTGAACGCCTGTCGCAGCCGGAATTTTTTGATGAAGACGACAATAAGGCTTGGGACAAGAGTGTGCGCCGTTGGTGTAAACCGGGCGGCGATGCCGACATTTATATTACGCACCTTTGTAATCAGCGTCTCAAGTGGCGATTCCCGAAAGAAGACTTTAAGTTCCCTGCCCACGAAACCGATGTGGCAAAGCGCATGTACAAGGAACTGAATTGTATTCGCAACATGAACGTGGCGGGCTACCTGTTGATTGTGTGGGACTTCATTAACTGGTCTCGTGAACATGGGATTCCCGTGGGCCCGGGCCGTGGATCTGCTGCTGGTTCTCTGGTCACCTACATTATCGGTATTACCGACATCGACCCGCTGACTTTCGACCTCCTTTTTGAACGATTCCTGAACCCCGAACGCGTGTCCATGCCGGATATCGATACCGACTTTGCGGACCGTGACCGCGGTCGCGTGATTCAGTATGTGACGGACAAGTACGGCAAGGAATGCGTGGGCCAGATTATTACCTACGGCATGCTGAAATCGAAGGCGGTGATTACCGACGTAGCGCGTGTCTTGGGACTTCCGCCTGCCGAAGCAAAGCAGATTACCAAGCTGTTCCCGCAGCGCACTTTGAACTTTAGCCTTAAGCAGGCTTGGACGGGTAAAGACAAGAAGGGCAACAACCTGGAAGATGGCTACAGCCCGGAACCTTTGCAGGCGATGATCAATAGCCGCGCCAGTTACCAGAACCTGTGGGATATCGCTAAAAAACTCGAAGATTTGCCGCGCCAGACGGGTGTGCATGCTTGCGGCGTGGTGATTACGCCGACTCCGATTTATAACCTTGCGCCTTTGTACCGTGCCGCCCCCGAAGATACGCCGGTGGTGATGTACGACAAGCATTACGCCGAAGACATCGGACTTTTGAAGATGGACTTCCTTGGCCTTATCAACTTGTCGATCATTCAAGACACGGTGAACATGGTCAAGAAGAATCGTTCGATTGAACTTGACATGGGTCATATTCCTTTGGATGACAAGGAAACGTTCGACTTGCTCGGCAAGGGGATGACCACGACGGTGTTCCAGTTTGAATCTCCGGGTATGCAAAAGTACCTGCGCGAACTGAAGCCCACTCGAATCTTTGACTTGATCGCTATGAACGCCCTGTATCGTCCGGGGCCGATTGACCAGATTCCACACTTTATTGCCCGTAAGAACGGCCAAGAAGAAATTGACTGCTATCACCCCGACTTGGAACAGGTGCTGGGTGAAACCTATGGCGTGATTGTGTACCAGGAACAGGTGATGAAGCTTGCCCAGATTCTGGGCGGTTACACGCTGGGTGGCGCTGACAACATCCGCCGTATCATGGCTAAAAAGATGCCCGAAAAGATGGCGAAACTCGAACCGGAGTTTTTCCAGAAATGCTTGGACAAGGGCTACGACAAGGCCATGATTCAAAAGGTGTGGAATGCGGTGCTCCCGTTCTGCGGATACGCATTCAACAAGAGTCATGCGGCCGCTTACGCTTACGTGGCTTACCAGACAGCATACCTGAAGGCGCATTACGGCCCCGAATACATGGCCGCTTCGATGACCTCGAAGATGGGTAAGACCGAAGATATCGTGACGATCATTCTGGAATGCAAACGCCTCGATATCGAAGTGGTGTCGCCCAACATTAACGCCTCCATGGGCGAATTTGTGGCCAATACGGAAGGCCAGATCCTGTTTGGCTTGGCAGGCATTCGTAACGTGGGTATCGCAGTCGTCGAAGACATTATTGCCGAAAGAGAACGCCGCGGCAAGTTCAAGGACATCTTTGATTTCTGCAAGCGCGTGACCGAATACCAGGGCGAACAAAAAGAAAAACGCCCGCCCATGAACAAGCGCCTTATCGAAAGCTTGATTATGGCTGGCGCCCTCGACGAATTCCCGGGCAACCGCGCCGTACTCATGGCAACCGTAGACCGCGCCATGGAAGTGGCCTCCAGGTTCCAAGAAGATAAAGACCGCGGACAGATGTCGCTCTTTGACATGGGCGGCGGCGCGCCTTCTATGGATAGCTCTGCCGAAGTCCTCGAAGAAGCGGAAGAATGGTCTGCTATGGAAATGCTCAACAAGGAACGTGACGTAGTGGGCATGTTCTTGTCGGGGCATCCGCTCGATGAATTCCGCCCGGAACTGCAGGGCTTTACCTCTTGTTCCTTGGATGAAGAAGAACTGTCGCGCCATGTGGGCGGCACGGTTATTGTGGGCGGTGTGGTGACCAAGCTGCGTTCTATTGAAACCAAGAAGGGCGATACCATTGGCGTGGGGTCTATTCAGGATTTCCACGGCGACCTAGAAATGTTCTTTAAGAAGGACCTGTGGGAAAAGTTCCGCGATACGGTGGCGCTTGATGACCGTGTACTTGTCAAGGGAACCCTGGAACAGCAGCGCATGGGCGATGGCGTACAGATTATTGTCGAAGAAGTGATTCAGCTGGATCGCGTGCGCTCGGACATGGTGAGCCACATTCACATGGTCGTTTATTCTTCGATGATCGATGACAACTTCACCGACAAGTTGCTGACGGCCATGGAAAAGTACGAACCCTTCGAAGGCGAACGCGGTTGCGAAATCGTCTGCCATGTCGAGGCGGAATCCGGCAACGTGCATGTGCTTACCTTGAAGAACAAGAAGGTCGTTTATACTCCGGAATTGCTGCAGTTCTTGCGTAAGGAATTGGGCGCCGCGAAGGTCTGGGTCTCGAATCGCGCCAAGCGGTAA
- a CDS encoding lipid-A-disaccharide synthase, with protein sequence MACGPYILICAGEDSGDSVGEPLVKTLVSQNFAVKGSGGRRMQAAGMLPLVDFETLPVSGFGDVLPKYFKLRESFNALKSALESPECLGLIAIDYPGFNMKLVARAGELRKPALYVAPPQVWAWKRKRAKVLAENPYVKLAVFFDFEESVYREAGCNVVRVKHPFAEIQNADCRSENFLNENLRDAANQVLLLPGSRKAQALRNLPIYLKALENAENVVVVAARQELVNAFKKYDVPVIVAPQSAAERMALYQSAEYALTAPGTSTLELALSGASFTVCTKPDLLTYCLGRLFIKTKFFALPNIILNRLVFSEHIVPPWSGVDAWSFTKVKKENVAKELSEKLSVGKSFDQLALEFLGQFVERKSQ encoded by the coding sequence ATGGCGTGCGGGCCGTACATTCTGATTTGCGCGGGCGAAGACTCCGGGGATTCCGTTGGCGAACCCTTAGTCAAGACTCTCGTTTCTCAAAATTTTGCCGTAAAAGGTTCGGGCGGCCGCCGCATGCAGGCGGCGGGAATGTTGCCCTTGGTCGATTTTGAAACCTTGCCGGTCTCTGGCTTTGGCGATGTCTTGCCCAAGTATTTCAAACTGCGAGAGAGTTTCAATGCGCTAAAGTCGGCGTTGGAATCGCCGGAATGTCTCGGGCTGATTGCGATTGACTATCCGGGCTTTAATATGAAATTGGTGGCGCGGGCGGGGGAGCTCCGCAAGCCCGCTTTGTATGTGGCGCCTCCGCAAGTGTGGGCCTGGAAGCGCAAACGCGCGAAGGTCCTTGCCGAAAATCCGTACGTCAAGCTCGCCGTATTCTTTGATTTTGAAGAATCGGTGTACCGCGAAGCCGGCTGTAACGTGGTCCGCGTCAAGCATCCGTTCGCAGAAATCCAAAATGCAGATTGTCGCAGCGAGAATTTTCTCAACGAGAATCTTCGCGACGCCGCAAATCAGGTTCTCCTTCTTCCCGGAAGTCGCAAGGCGCAGGCGCTCCGCAACTTGCCTATTTATCTGAAAGCGTTGGAGAATGCTGAAAATGTGGTCGTGGTGGCGGCTCGTCAAGAACTGGTGAATGCTTTCAAGAAATATGATGTCCCCGTGATTGTCGCTCCCCAAAGTGCGGCGGAGCGAATGGCTCTGTACCAAAGCGCAGAATATGCGTTGACCGCCCCCGGAACATCGACCTTGGAACTTGCCTTGTCGGGGGCTTCTTTTACGGTTTGCACCAAGCCCGATTTGTTGACTTATTGCTTGGGCCGTTTGTTTATCAAGACTAAATTTTTCGCATTGCCGAACATTATTCTGAATCGTCTTGTATTCTCAGAACACATCGTCCCCCCGTGGTCGGGGGTCGACGCTTGGTCGTTTACCAAGGTCAAAAAAGAAAATGTCGCGAAAGAGCTTTCAGAAAAGCTCTCCGTCGGGAAAAGTTTCGATCAATTAGCGCTTGAATTTCTTGGCCAGTTCGTCGAGCGTAAATCGCAGTAA